A genomic window from Streptomyces broussonetiae includes:
- a CDS encoding FtsK/SpoIIIE domain-containing protein → MTDLTTLLEVGGPLAALGGGAAYTRAKHPAVYWSTVGLPISTARLLGSYSSVMEACGLTVAPSRLRVLAVKATTNREVRPVPPRRGLIRPTSTGLRIRLRLAPGQEPADVAASAERLRHAWGVHAVYVTTVKPGVVELRLVGYDVLRRVRMPRKVAGGLLKVPVALREDAMPFVRDYRTIPHQLTLGATLSGKSMYLRHLIAGLARQSVALVGIDCKRGVELAPFAARLSALATDPEQAAELLPVLVKEMEDRYDLIKARQGIAPDTPDEEITSDVWGLPEKQRPVPIVLFVDEVAELFLVATRKDEDRRDEMVTQLIRLAQLGRAAGIYLEVCGQRFGAELGKGATMLRAQLTGRVCHRVNDEASAKMALGDIAPEAVYAACAIAPESPGLAVAGDTSGGWSRIRTPYLSLGAAAETCRESAHLVPDLPALKPFRPDVPVRPVEAPVSLVKPRPVTD, encoded by the coding sequence ATGACCGATCTGACGACGCTCCTGGAGGTGGGTGGTCCCCTCGCCGCGCTTGGCGGTGGGGCCGCCTACACCCGGGCCAAGCACCCGGCGGTGTACTGGTCCACGGTCGGTCTGCCGATATCCACGGCTCGGCTGCTCGGCTCGTACAGCTCGGTCATGGAAGCGTGCGGCCTGACCGTGGCTCCCTCCCGGCTCAGGGTCCTCGCGGTCAAGGCCACGACCAACCGTGAGGTTCGGCCGGTGCCGCCCCGTCGGGGACTCATCCGGCCCACCTCGACCGGTCTCCGGATCCGGCTTCGGCTCGCGCCGGGGCAGGAACCTGCCGACGTCGCCGCCTCGGCGGAACGGCTGCGGCATGCCTGGGGCGTGCACGCCGTGTACGTCACGACCGTCAAACCGGGCGTGGTCGAACTGCGGCTGGTCGGCTACGACGTGCTACGGCGGGTGCGGATGCCCCGCAAGGTCGCGGGCGGCCTTCTCAAGGTGCCGGTCGCGCTGCGGGAAGACGCCATGCCGTTCGTACGGGACTACCGGACCATCCCGCACCAACTCACCCTCGGCGCCACGCTGTCCGGCAAGTCCATGTACCTACGCCACCTGATCGCCGGACTCGCCCGACAGTCCGTTGCCCTGGTCGGCATCGACTGCAAGCGGGGAGTGGAGCTGGCGCCCTTCGCCGCTCGGCTCTCGGCGCTGGCCACCGACCCGGAGCAGGCGGCTGAACTGCTGCCTGTGCTGGTCAAGGAAATGGAGGACCGATACGACCTGATCAAGGCCCGACAGGGGATCGCGCCGGACACGCCGGACGAGGAGATCACCTCCGACGTCTGGGGTCTGCCCGAGAAGCAACGCCCGGTGCCCATCGTGCTGTTCGTTGACGAGGTGGCGGAACTCTTCCTGGTCGCTACGCGCAAGGACGAGGATCGGCGGGACGAGATGGTCACCCAGCTCATCCGTCTCGCCCAGCTCGGCCGCGCCGCCGGCATCTACCTGGAGGTGTGCGGACAGCGTTTCGGGGCCGAACTCGGCAAGGGCGCCACCATGCTCCGGGCCCAGCTCACCGGCCGTGTCTGCCACCGCGTCAATGACGAAGCCTCCGCCAAGATGGCGCTCGGCGACATCGCCCCTGAAGCGGTCTACGCCGCCTGCGCCATCGCTCCTGAAAGTCCCGGCCTCGCCGTGGCCGGTGACACCTCCGGCGGCTGGTCCCGCATCCGCACGCCGTACCTCTCCCTCGGCGCGGCCGCCGAGACCTGCCGTGAGTCGGCACACCTGGTGCCCGACCTACCCGCCCTCAAGCCCTTCCGGCCCGACGTCCCCGTACGACCGGTCGAAGCTCCGGTCTCGCTGGTCAAGCCACGCCCGGTGACCGACTGA
- a CDS encoding SCO3933 family regulatory protein: MRTIRVETSAATILLTEAPEPKVRDRQTGEIAKDANSGEVLMTIGVVYIEDGESSLIKVTVPEGGISEGLTLGAPVSLPGLVARPWESVFNGQQRHGIAYRAAAVTPAAFPVAAGAAA, from the coding sequence TTGCGTACCATCCGTGTTGAGACCTCCGCCGCGACGATCCTCCTCACCGAGGCCCCTGAGCCGAAGGTCCGTGACCGGCAGACGGGCGAGATCGCCAAGGACGCGAACAGCGGTGAGGTCCTGATGACGATCGGCGTCGTCTACATCGAGGACGGCGAGTCGTCGCTGATCAAGGTCACCGTCCCGGAGGGCGGCATCTCCGAGGGGCTGACCCTCGGGGCGCCGGTCTCGCTTCCGGGACTGGTCGCCCGGCCGTGGGAGTCCGTGTTCAACGGACAGCAGCGGCACGGCATCGCCTACCGGGCCGCCGCCGTCACCCCGGCCGCGTTCCCGGTCGCTGCCGGGGCCGCTGCCTGA
- a CDS encoding GntR family transcriptional regulator, whose product MSPLPSGLLGDLDPTSDRAVFRQIADQLREAIDRGRFREGEKLPSEAELVEHYGVSRMTVRNSFSILTGEGLVHAEHGKGVFVRPRPPVRRLASDRFARRHREQGKSAFIVEADAAGSHPQVDSLEVKEEKASQDISTRLGSVRRVLARRRRYLLDGRPVEFATSYLPLDIARGTPIAEPNPGPGGIYARLEELGHHLDHFEEEIRARMPSPAEVKTLHLAAGVPVIHLIRTAFDTEGRAVEVCDTVMAADAYVLSYQLPAT is encoded by the coding sequence GTGAGCCCTCTCCCTTCCGGCCTCCTCGGCGATCTCGACCCCACGAGTGATCGTGCGGTCTTCCGTCAGATCGCTGATCAGCTGCGCGAGGCCATTGATCGTGGGCGATTCCGCGAGGGTGAAAAGCTGCCCTCAGAGGCCGAGCTTGTCGAGCACTACGGAGTGTCCCGGATGACCGTCCGGAACTCCTTCTCCATCCTCACGGGCGAGGGCCTGGTGCACGCCGAGCACGGCAAGGGCGTCTTCGTCCGGCCGCGTCCTCCCGTGCGCCGACTCGCCTCCGACCGGTTCGCCCGCCGGCACCGGGAGCAGGGTAAGTCCGCCTTCATCGTCGAAGCCGATGCCGCTGGCAGTCACCCCCAGGTCGACAGTCTTGAGGTCAAGGAGGAGAAGGCCAGCCAGGACATCTCCACACGGCTCGGATCCGTGCGGCGGGTGCTCGCCCGTCGGCGGCGCTATCTCCTCGACGGTCGGCCGGTCGAGTTCGCCACCTCCTACCTCCCCCTCGACATCGCGCGGGGCACCCCGATCGCCGAACCCAACCCTGGTCCTGGTGGCATCTACGCCCGCCTCGAAGAGCTGGGCCATCACCTCGACCACTTCGAGGAAGAGATCCGCGCCCGGATGCCCTCGCCCGCCGAGGTCAAGACGCTGCACCTGGCGGCCGGCGTGCCCGTCATCCACCTGATCCGGACCGCTTTCGACACCGAGGGGCGTGCTGTCGAGGTCTGCGACACGGTGATGGCGGCGGACGCGTACGTGTTGTCGTACCAGCTCCCGGCGACGTGA
- a CDS encoding NUDIX hydrolase, whose translation MSVAGVVVDGHGRALLIQRQDNGHWEPPGGVLEREETIPEALQREVLEETGIKIALPATLTGVYKNMKGLIVSLVFRCEVADGTPTTGDETRALRWATREEVTELADEAYAIRVLDALDAASPPAIRAHDGVKLV comes from the coding sequence GTGAGCGTCGCCGGGGTCGTCGTCGACGGCCACGGCCGGGCCCTCTTGATCCAACGCCAGGACAACGGTCACTGGGAACCGCCGGGCGGAGTCCTCGAACGTGAGGAGACCATCCCGGAAGCCCTCCAGCGCGAAGTACTCGAAGAGACCGGTATCAAGATCGCTCTTCCGGCGACCCTGACCGGCGTCTACAAGAACATGAAGGGCTTGATCGTCTCGCTGGTCTTCCGCTGTGAAGTCGCCGACGGCACGCCCACCACCGGTGACGAGACCCGCGCGCTGCGCTGGGCCACCCGTGAAGAGGTCACCGAGCTTGCCGACGAGGCGTACGCGATCCGTGTCCTGGACGCACTCGACGCGGCATCCCCGCCGGCCATCCGCGCCCACGACGGCGTGAAACTCGTCTAG
- a CDS encoding ATP-binding protein: MHEYTSTARVWGLSCPGFPEEVSRARRWTRDILRGSPLAADAELIVSELSANAILHTASGLESGRFHLALAVSPQVIALSVTDDGGAATAPKVEDQAEDTEHGRGLGMVSAIAHRVVVHNSDGGHTVTAELFAQPGSEGQSC; encoded by the coding sequence ATGCACGAGTATACGAGTACAGCCCGGGTCTGGGGGCTGAGTTGCCCAGGATTCCCAGAAGAAGTGAGCCGGGCCCGCCGCTGGACCCGGGACATCCTGCGTGGATCGCCCTTAGCGGCGGACGCCGAGCTGATCGTGAGCGAGCTGAGCGCGAACGCGATCCTCCACACGGCCAGCGGTCTGGAATCCGGCAGGTTCCACCTGGCCCTCGCGGTCTCCCCACAGGTGATCGCCCTGTCCGTCACGGACGACGGAGGCGCGGCGACGGCCCCGAAGGTCGAGGACCAGGCCGAGGACACCGAGCACGGCCGGGGCCTGGGCATGGTCAGCGCGATCGCTCACCGGGTCGTGGTCCACAACAGCGACGGCGGCCACACGGTCACCGCGGAACTCTTCGCACAACCGGGCTCAGAAGGACAGTCATGCTGA
- a CDS encoding DUF6932 family protein, translating into MHLEWGDNGFLAPGRYQLSPEEAERQLVHDPRFAGSDTRELLWEGLVTYLSRFFDLEDRHRAAIGDGSLIHAIWLGGSYVSTKLHPRNVDLTVLIDERAADSIRGLDDARWLVSAFNLKERLAELGVSPVRVGYRPVASVFSSEQLDPAEQAYLRERGAWDDWWQRCRSDGVNKGRPPLDSAAPRRGYVEVTL; encoded by the coding sequence ATGCATCTCGAGTGGGGGGATAACGGCTTTCTCGCGCCTGGTAGGTACCAGCTGAGCCCAGAAGAAGCCGAGCGCCAGTTAGTCCATGATCCGCGCTTCGCCGGCTCCGACACCCGTGAGTTGTTATGGGAGGGCCTGGTGACGTACCTCAGTCGCTTTTTTGATCTTGAGGATCGACATAGAGCGGCCATCGGAGACGGATCCCTCATCCACGCCATCTGGTTGGGCGGCAGTTACGTCAGTACCAAGCTGCACCCTCGGAACGTAGATCTCACGGTCTTGATAGACGAGAGGGCTGCGGACTCCATACGCGGCCTGGACGACGCGCGATGGCTCGTGTCGGCGTTCAACCTGAAGGAGCGCTTGGCGGAGCTGGGAGTCTCACCAGTCAGAGTCGGGTATCGCCCGGTAGCGTCGGTCTTCAGTTCGGAGCAGCTCGATCCCGCCGAACAGGCGTACCTGAGGGAACGGGGAGCTTGGGACGACTGGTGGCAGCGTTGTCGGTCCGATGGGGTAAACAAGGGTAGACCGCCGCTAGACAGCGCGGCTCCTCGACGCGGCTACGTGGAGGTGACCTTGTGA
- a CDS encoding helix-turn-helix domain-containing protein, translating to MANTSESSDEPLPLHEELRRLRTASGKSIAQVGREIERSQLMIHEAEAGRRRPSLALVEALDELYGAEGRLVSLWHDTPDPRQQIVVTGGSNVIATGSDVTISQLSASESVVESRPLTLSEQRRKFHFDYLQRSLTQSTVMFWVSLGVMTLGAVIILASGAIVAFRDGGQGLKWVTGLSGTLITAVGGALYRQAKQKEDGVAKIAGEVAAKVESDDRFEKATALIERVEDPKLKDQLKTTAALTQLGLEPNADEVAGRLLPQENQRPEVTRGTDSDETDSGT from the coding sequence GTGGCCAACACGTCAGAGTCGTCCGATGAGCCTCTGCCCCTGCATGAGGAGCTTCGGCGCCTCCGGACGGCTTCAGGCAAGTCGATTGCTCAGGTGGGCCGGGAGATTGAGCGTAGTCAGCTGATGATCCATGAGGCTGAGGCAGGAAGGCGGCGCCCCAGCCTCGCCCTAGTTGAGGCCTTGGACGAGTTGTACGGCGCCGAAGGCCGTCTCGTGAGTCTTTGGCACGATACGCCCGATCCCCGACAGCAAATCGTAGTTACGGGCGGAAGTAACGTCATCGCTACTGGAAGCGATGTGACGATTTCTCAATTAAGCGCTTCTGAGTCAGTGGTTGAAAGCAGGCCGTTGACGCTCTCTGAACAGCGGCGCAAGTTTCACTTTGACTATCTGCAGCGCTCACTAACGCAGTCCACAGTCATGTTCTGGGTCAGCCTCGGGGTCATGACCCTCGGTGCCGTCATCATCCTGGCTAGCGGAGCTATCGTCGCGTTCCGAGACGGTGGGCAGGGCCTGAAGTGGGTTACTGGCCTCTCTGGCACCCTGATTACAGCAGTGGGCGGTGCTCTGTATCGTCAGGCGAAGCAGAAGGAAGACGGAGTTGCCAAGATAGCCGGAGAAGTTGCAGCCAAGGTTGAGTCCGACGACCGCTTCGAAAAAGCGACAGCCCTAATCGAACGCGTAGAGGATCCAAAGCTCAAGGATCAGCTCAAAACCACGGCAGCTTTGACACAACTTGGCCTCGAACCGAACGCCGATGAGGTGGCTGGCCGTTTGCTGCCTCAGGAGAACCAGCGTCCAGAAGTCACGCGTGGTACCGACTCGGATGAAACGGATTCCGGAACGTGA
- a CDS encoding GIY-YIG nuclease family protein, protein MRPSPVPAAAGVYGWHFKQTPHPNLDAGRLLYVGIAPRYMANRTSTQNLRKRVRYHYRGNAAGSTLRLTLGCLLGLVLRRVGSGKRMTFGMAGEATLTQWMADNARVCWIEQSEPWDLESRLISQLDLPLNLDQNRHHAFHSRL, encoded by the coding sequence GTGCGTCCGAGCCCTGTCCCGGCGGCGGCAGGCGTCTATGGGTGGCACTTCAAGCAGACGCCCCACCCGAACCTCGACGCCGGGCGTCTGCTCTACGTCGGAATAGCCCCGCGGTACATGGCGAACCGGACCAGCACGCAGAACCTACGCAAGCGGGTGCGCTACCACTACCGGGGCAACGCAGCCGGCTCGACCCTGCGGCTCACCCTCGGCTGCCTGCTCGGACTCGTGCTGCGCCGCGTGGGCAGCGGTAAGCGGATGACCTTCGGCATGGCAGGCGAAGCCACCCTGACCCAGTGGATGGCAGACAACGCGCGAGTGTGCTGGATCGAGCAGAGCGAGCCGTGGGACCTGGAGTCACGGCTCATCTCTCAGCTCGACCTCCCGCTGAACCTCGACCAGAACCGTCACCACGCTTTCCACAGTCGCCTTTAA